A region of the Salvelinus sp. IW2-2015 linkage group LG34, ASM291031v2, whole genome shotgun sequence genome:
aatCAGTTTGTTTAAACTGAAAAGTATTGTCCTTACATAAACAGTTTATAAGCATATCATAAGTTCTTAATAACCAAAGCCTAATTTCTMCCTCTCCTCCTTGAACTCATCAGTGATCTGAAATATTAGGGATATCTGAAAGCAAAATGTTTCCACCAGTCTTATCTGTCTTCTATACGTGGCCCTGGTTTACACTAAAAAGGGAAATGAACCTTGCTCTGcaaccaaggtgcatgaattgAGGAGCAAACTGAAGGGAAGAGYAAATTCAGCAATTCTCTTGGAAGACAGTGTCATTTGATaaaatgctttgttattgttgaaACCAACATGTTTCATGTTGGCCTGTAGCCTTCATCAGGGTTTACACTACATTATGTTCACCACACCAGCCATGTCAGATCAAGGATGACTTCCAAGTAAGGAGGAAGGAMGTAGGATTTTATAGGTATTCATGTACTGAAATGAGGCCTGCTGGGTTAACTGAGGGTTTCCAGTAGGTACTGTATCTTAACCTTCAACATTTGTGMGGGAAATTCAAAACTGACCCCAGATTAGTGTCTAGCGGCAACTTTACCATACACCAGTAATTCTGTACCTCAGTATTCTTCGGATCAGGAGTGAAGGCTGCAGTTCCAGCTCCGTCCTCCAGGAGGAGCCGTGTGCTCGCTATCAGGTGCCCCAGCCGGTCCCTCACTGTTTTCTTCTGGCTTTCGTATTGGGCCCTGTCCCCGCCGTTTCCCACCCCCTCTTCCAGGCCAATGGCACGCTCCAGGAGGTTCCGGCACTGTAGCAGGGCGGAGTAGAGGCGCCACAACCTGTCATTCGGCGAGAGCTGGGAGGAGAGCAGTGGCACGGTCACCAGGCGCTCCCCGCCGACGGTGAGTTCCTCGGCAAACGACTCCTTTTTTCTCTGAAGtggggagtgaggaggagggatggagagagtatggagaggaagaagagggtgatgtcatgtaaagaaaaaaacacattagCAGTGTTTAAAAGTACATTTCCATGACAGTGAGTggagaaaaacaaatgtttttttgcacaACGAAACTGTTACACTGCAAAGGAATCACCACAAATGACCAAAGTCAGGCATAACACAACAATTAGTGCACAACCAAACTCAATATGCTAATGCACCTCAAAGGCAGCACTGCTAATCCAGTTCTCTAAAAGAGACGAGGCATTGACAAAGGTTTACTGCTTAAGAAATGCCACRACTGTATTTTGTTCATAAAATATAAAGTACTAGTCACAGACTGAACAAATTTGGGCAAGCGTTTCAAAGACATCACTTTTTTGTATTTTGCAATATCACCATGGACACCACGTCTAACTGCTCCTGAGTCTGTCCCAATATGTACACCGTAGTAATGGGAAGCTGTGGACATGAGGAATGCATATATGAATAAGTCACTCATTCCGAGTTAGTATTTAAACCAAACTGCATGTGGAATGTTCAAGGAAATACAAAAGAGCTGACCTACGAGACTGTGCAGTAAAGAGCATGTTTGCCCATTTTCCGATGATAGTCTAGCAATTTTCCGTGATGAGCAACAACTGGCAAATGTTTGAACCCTATTGCGGTTAGAACAACATCCGCCCTGGCCCCATTGGAACAGAGAGGTTAGTGGTTCAAATGGATAGCTGGTTCAACTACCAGAACCAACCTTCCCCAACTTCACTCCAGGGGGAAAAACAGGCAGGATGTGTGACATCACAGGTGACAAgtgccgtgtgtgtgttgggtgtgtgtgtgtggttgtgtgtgtgtgtgtgtgtgtggtgtgttgtgtgtgtgggtgtgtgtgttgtgtgtgtgtgtgtgtgtgtgtgtgtgtgtgtgtgtgtgtgagtgagtgggcgTAGGAAGTTATTATGATCTATTGCATCTAGGATCAGAGAAATAGTGAGTGAGCTGATTCCATTGAAACTTAACCCCCAGTCACGACATTATACCAAGGTGCTAACATTCTGACCACTGTGAAAATGATTCTGTGCCTGTGTGGTAGAATGATTACCGTGTAACATCGACAAGGCAGCCCTGCTTATGCAAGAGCAATGGTCAAGTAAATGGGTATATTGGTTTGTAATAGGCTACTAGACAGGGAGCAGTGGAGTGAGWTATGAACTTTGAGGYATAGGCCTATATTGTATAGATAGGCCTGTCtagagggagaggcaaaggtAAGGCAAACCGGAGACAGCAAGCTCTTGATCTGACTGTCATGATCTATTTCAACACATTATTATGAGTAATGACTACGTGGTAATAGATAAGTTGAAAATCATCAGCAAATTTGTGGSCTATATCTTGAGTGAATTTACGTAAACCCCATGTGTGTATTATGTTGAGTCATCTACCTCAACCAAgattattatagttttgtgtttttatWTTCYTTTCTATTTATAGTAGCTTCACGATTTGTGTTTTAAATTCAGTTTAGTTGTGTTTTTACATAAACCTTACTTGTTTCattaaaacatgtatattttgttttagtgttagggacagaaagaaGCCTATGTGTGGGAGGCTAGGAGACATGCATGTGTTGTGTGGTTTAGTGTTTTTTGGGGATGTAACTTCTTGCAACTGTGGGGAAGTAATGCAtaaggtgtcacaccctgatctgtttcacctgtctttgtgattgtctccacccacctccatgtgtctcctgttttccccattgtatttctccctgtgtttcctgtctctctgtgccagttcgtctcgtTTTGCCAAGTTAACCAGCGTTTCTCCTAGCTRRTATTTTTCCCGGTCTCTGTTGTTTccttgccctcctggttttgacccttgcctgtccggaCGCCgtatccgcctgcctgaccactctgcctgttctgacctcgagcctgcctatcgcRtggtactgtttggactctgacctggtttatgaactctctcCTGTCCCCGACCTGATTtatgcctaccccttttggtataataaatattggagctcaaccatctgcctcctgtgtctgaaaTTTGGTCTTGCCTTGTGCCCGTCCGTATATAAGGGGCAATTCCATAGTAAAGGAATTATGCTTTGACTCAGATTTTTCTCTTTAAAATATATGCCaaacaaaacattgatttcaaagtttaacaaaccatacgaTTCTACACACAAGGACTAGGTTGAACAATTTACAAAgaatttcacaaaaacacatttactggaataactgtgcagatgcaaagtttggtagcaGAATTACaataaaatctccctcagttgtttaacaacattttccaaaaactcagtttaataTTAGGAGATAGTGAGCTACAGGGAAACGAggcccgagcacgcccccattctcatcgacggggctgtagtggagcaggttaagaggatcaagttccttggtgtccacatcaccaactaactgtcatggtccaaacacaccaagacagtcgtgaagagggcacgccaatgcctattccccctcgggagactgaaaagatttggcatgggtcctcagatcctcaaaattatacagttgcaccatcgagagcatcctgactggttgcatcaccgcctggtatggcaactgctcggcctccgaccgcaaggcactacagagggtagtgcgtaRggcccagtacatcactgtacaAGTACAAGCAAGTACAAGCACCCAGTACAAGctgcctgccgtccaggacctctataccatgcaATGTCaaagaaaggccctaaaaattgttcaaagactccagccacccaagtcatagactgttctctctgctaccgcacggcaagcggtaccagagcgccaagtctaggtccaaaaggtttcataacagcttctaccaccaagccataagactcctgaataggtAACAAAATGGATACCTGGACTATTttcattgacacccccccccccccccccccacccaatttttacgctgctgctactctctgtttattatctatgaatagtcacctacatgtacatattacctacatgtacatattacataaattacctcaactaacctgtgcccccgcacattgactctgtaccggtaccccctgtatataaacttgtttattttttttacgcccccaaacaagaccacgtTTGTTATttccaaacaagaccaaatctgaaccaatcatagaagtCTATGTCACAGTACAGCATAGTAGATCACAGTAGATTGGtctatttctaataccttttgtAAGATGTTAGACGCTGTTTATTAAGACCCGTTTTCCAGctatttgaccagaaatcaaagcctttgcttattcctaatttttaggttggaaaatgtatatatgccttaattaaaaatatatatactcttggctttcatttgacacccaatttgacatgctcctatgaactttacatgttggtgctcatgggtccgtTAAGAAGGATATGCCCtaaggtgatgggtcaggtcataggttaggttaggtttaaaggtagactcagcgagataACATAGATGCACGAAGTAAACAGCAAAATATTTTTGCAACAACCAGGAYCACTGAAGAGTGAGGCGAAacatctctgctgttttggtcccgtagcTACCACGTTGTAGCAGCGTACCTGTGCCAATACGCAGATACTATGTGTGACTGTGTATGAGCATAGTCTTGCATCATGCTCATCTCAATGGACACGTTTGAGCGGATCATTTTTGTCAAGTTGGtgactgtaacgctcgtcctcctcctcgtctgaagaggagcatggatcagaccaaaacgcagcgtgggttgaatacataatgatttattaaagaaagacgaacacgaaaaaacacttgataaactacaaaacaataaacgacgttaacagacctgaacttgagaacatataacaagaacgcacgaacaggaaagaacgcacgaacaggaaggaaaacacgaacgaacgaaacagtcccgtgtggcacaaacactgacacaggaacaatcacccacaaacaaacagtgagaacagcctaccttaatatggttctcaatcagaggaaacgtaaaacacttgcccatgattgagaaccatatcaggctaataacaatgaacccaacatagaaacacataacgtAGAATGCCCACCAAGCTCACGTCCTGatcaactaaacaaagacaaaacaaaggaaataaggtcaggaacgtgacagtgacaGTCGTTGATCACCGCCTTTCAAATTGTGTTGCATTCTGAGGTAAAAAATTGTTTGACTTGAGCATACCTGTCGACtgcataaacttgacaaaaatcatgtgatcaaaagGCATGAAGTTTTGACTGCAATCGACTGCAAGTTGCTGCAGTcgctcttcaccaacttcatcctgcagccattCACTGCATTGTGaaggctctattgtcaaccaatcattaggtggtttttgtttgacccatgtgaccaaaaacaagaaCCAACTTGCTTTATGTGTACAGTGGATATTCAAAATCAATGGGATATTTGAGGCTCTCTCTCACTAATTGATTCTACAATGTGTAAACAcacaatattatattatgatttcagtttgtgtgaTATGGGGGATAGATACATGTTTATTTCCTCCTTACGAAGAAAATCTTTTATAATCAATGGCAACCTTGTCATGTTGAtttgagccttgctgttggaaaaatCACTTTAGTGTCCGACTTTCATTTGTCGCAGATGCACCTCTCCCAGACTTACTCCTCGACTTTCGTCTACTGTCGGGTGCTTTAGCCGTACAACTAAAAAACGCCTGATATGGTGTTGTTTGTGGCAATGTCATCTTATGAAGTCAATCTCAATGTGAACCGTcagattcagaagcttgaaaCTCCCATAAGAAAAACGTGAAAACCCGAAACGcaagatgtaaagtgttggttccatgtttcatgagttgaaataaatagttttgtcacacaacacaatgccacaattttgagggagcgtgcaattggcatgctgactacaggaatttccaccagagttgttgccagagaatttaatgttaatttctctaccataagccacctccaatgtaattttagagaacttggcagtacgtccaacattTTTCAAAtgggtttgttaattattttatttcagtttactaaatagtatttttttatgaTCAGTTAGTTTCACTTTCACAGTTTCACTATAACCTTAGCAGATACCTTATTGCCTAATATTTTGCAGGCTATTGGGAAAGGGGCAGTGACGGATTTAGGCtaaggcgacatgggcagccaccCAAGGCGGCATCTTGCCAGGGGCGGCATGGGGCGCCcgcacaaaatatatatatatatttttcaaataaaaataataaaaaatattttaaaaatatgatTTTATATCGCTCCTTTGCACATTACATCAATGATATCATGTTCACTGCCGTGGGAGTGTAGTAAatttaaccttgtcggagtggacccctgattctagtttgtgagctaggcaggctactgcctgggaaggtctcccactcagaagtacgagaggaggaggagggggcgggCGTAGGTAGACCTCAGGCCTCCCCACTGGAATCcggaggtagggggagcgggtaaatctatcaaatagcgcacctctaactttgtacagtactaatgcaattagtaatgcAATTAggtgtgcaatttagtttgtgtttcttgtttgaagtgcaatagtgtaataatcaggttctcttctttataagtatgttattctatttgtgtatttgtgtgatataggatttgtgcaatttagttatatgtgtgtgtattttgttagCAATACGGTAATGTTGTAATAATAAAattatcttttttatttgtatttatatactacaatttgtttctatttgtctttgttacttctttttgatatatatttgagtctaattattgtatttatttgtatatacttttaatgttatgattatttatttgtgttgttcccgAATGACTGAATAAAAGtaacagttagtgcagaatggtgatTTATTTAAGGGGGGGGCTGAAgtgggggttcgcccagggagccataacagctagaaccgccactggggcgatgcctagtcagttgtacaactgaatgcctctTCGGCATTTAACCTATTCCCTTTGAATAAGAGGTGCGAGgactgccttaattgacatccgcGTCTTTGGcgcccgaggaacagtgggttagccttgctcaggggcagaatgacagatttttaccttgccagctcggggatttgatccagcaatctttcggctaatggcccaacgctctcaccactaggctacctgccggggTGGAGATTGAAAAGCATTGTCTTATAATTAGTTGGCTGATAGATAAAGGCTACATTCCTAACCGCTCCCTTCCTCCCAGCAAAAGAGGAAGGGAGCTGAGTCTAWGCAGGTTGAGATGTGTGCGTATGAGAGGGAGGATATACTGTATCTGGCTATTTGGCGGGAAACCAAGAAGAATTTCATAATTCACACCCCGTCATTTACATAGTTCATTCATTGAGTGAGAACGCGATGCACATGGAAAAAACGTGCATGTCCGGACATCGACCTGTGCGCCAGAAACCTGTGCGCCAGAAACCTCTGTCATTCTTGTTAAATGGGGCGTGcatgagtattcacaccccctccTTATCTAGTTACATTCCTGGACCCCCACTCCTGGATcggatgccacacacacacacacacacacacacacacacacacacacacacatgaaccacacacacacacacacacacacacacacacacacaacacacacacacacacacacacacacacacacacacacacacacacacacacacacacacaacacacacaaatccatcAAATACATGTCCATTATCGCAATCCAGCTCCTCACTATTCTCTGATCTAGAtgcaaatatgaaatataataacttcctacccccccccccacacacaccacaacacacacacacagcacaaacacacacaccacctagctacaaactacccacacacacacacacacacacacacacacacacaccaatccatCAATACATGTCCATTATCGCAATCCATGTGCATCAAGACATTTCCATATCCCAATCTTCCATATCCCTTTCATAGGCTAGGCTACTGGCTAAATAACATGTTTTGTCAAGCAACCAGTAGGCCTAATAACAGGTTAATAACTGCGAAGCAGAATGCAGCAGAATGCAATAGCCTGTCCAGACTTAACACTAGACGAAATACTTACATAAAGTTCCAATAAGAGAATGCATTCATGGTGCAACTCATCAGCAAGAGCAGCTGCCCTCGCAGTTCGGGACTGTTCCGAACCAGCCCCTCTTCTTGTACGTGTCCCTGCCATATTCAGTAGAGAAGCAACAGACAGGCACCGAATAGCAATAacgttttctttccttttttaaaACTTTCCCTTCTGTCTGCTAGTTTTCTTGTTTCATAGTGCTCAAATTTAGACAGCCATCAAGAAGCGCGTCTCCGCCCTTTCTCYSSCTMRAACCAAGCCAGTTAATTCAATACCTTTCTGTGTACGAATTCCTTCCCTTACTTCCACAACTTTACCCMTTGTGTTACTGTGTTGCGGTATTAAATATCCTTGTCTAGTGCCACACCTCCCCTTCCCCGGTAGGCTTATGTCAGGCAGGCATGTGGAATTTAACGGGATAACTAAAGCGGAGGCGTGGGAATGGGAGGAGTCGCACGTTGGTAAGCTATTATTTATTCATGAAGAGTTTAAACGAATTAGCCTGACAGATTGACGAATCTATTCAACAAGACTAGTGACGRGTTGACGCGCTAGTCGGgactaggaaactcggaaataTCAGACTTGCTaattggttgtagttatacacgtcccgcgttcaaccagttagcaagtctggCATTTCCGAGTTTCCCAGTTCCGACAAGRACATGAACgcgacatttttttatttttatttaacctttatttaactaggcataggCTACATCAGGGGAAAGTCCGTCACAGTTTACTGCCTACATTAATAACTCAGCTGATTTGATGATCAAGTAGTCTTTATTATTAGGCTATTGTGTGGCTCTATAGTTATTGCTTGTCAATAGACTGGAAAGTGGGTTTATAACCATGGCTCGCAAGATTTATCATAGgcttaaaaaataacatttttgaacCGTTGAGTGCGCGTTTTTCTTTTCCCTTTCCCGGAACGTTCTATACTGCTGCCCGGACGGGATTAGTAACATTGTTGTCGATCGCGGGGGATAGAGGAAGCCTGTTGTATCAATGCATTGGAGAAATAACGAGGGCTCAGAGTCTGTAAACATCTAGAATGCGTTCGCGTTAATAGCCTACAGCCAGAAACAAACTAATAATTTTTGAAATGATAGATGATAAATAgtttttaataatgttaacagtTGATTATGTAGTTTTGGTAGGCCAAGGGTGAAATCGACTTtatataggccgtcattgtaaataataatttgttcttaactgactcgccgagttaaataaaggttcaataataaaaaataaaaacatatatattgtcTTGAGGCCTTGAGTGTGAAAGGTAACACCTTGAGGTGTGCTATTTCAGTGTAATTCTTAAGCTAAAATCACGCTAAACCAGTTCAATGGGAAATGTTGAGGATTAAATGTATTAACTAAAATGTCAGACGTATTATTCCTTCCAAAATGTCAGATGTGTCTAGACTTGCATCATTCAGgtatgttccaaaatgcaatacCACTTCGATACTCCGGGTGACATAGTGTCCAATTCACAAACAGTGAAGCCATTTTGGCTTATATGGACGCGTCTTTCTTTMTCCCAACGCAGTTAAGCCAAAACTACGCCCCGTTATTCAGCACAGAGACAGTGACCWTCCAAGGTAACAATTAGCTGCCTACSGTAATGCAGGRCTATTATTATCATGTTTGGTAACATTTGSccatgtatttattttcagagtTTGGATGAGTTGTAAAAATGTCTCAGAGAACTCTGCTGAATTCCCTCAATTGAAGATCAGCTAAATTAAATTAGGCTACRTAACGTTATTATACGGACACGTTCCTTATTCGCGTCATTTCAGCAACATTAGCGTCCCGCCAGCAGCATTAAGACCTACAGCATTCCCGCTTTTGCCTTCAAAATCAAAGTCTGCAGTAAAACGCTATGTGTATGATACGAAATCATAGTTAAAATTATGTTTCAAATGTAAAACTACATCAGGGAAKAATCGAAACTTGACTATTTTACCCATGCGACAGAAAATAGCAATTCACTGGAATACATATTTGACTTTAGAGGAAAACGTTTACTACCTGTCTCACCTAAAgactcagtagggtctctactaaccaaatatgttTAATTTTGCAAGGGTACTGTGTCCTGTTGCTAGTTTTTTACTCTGCCACGTTCATAGCCTCCTATGCAATACACTGTATTGGACTGTCTAAtacctgtctcagctaaagtggggtGGAAAACACTCAATATTGTGAGTTTGAACAAAAAGCTATGTCATAAGAAGTGTTGCTGGACTTTCAGCTAGTCAAACAGCTAAACTGGGGTGCCTGGAAACTATACGGTTCAAATATAGCACTGTGACATAGGATGCATATAGTATATTGTCATACAAAAATACTGTGTGATGCAAAAGACAAATATCTTACAATRTTCCTTCTGATGGACACtttagaaaaaaatacaacatacAATATGTTTATTCAGAAAGTCAAGAGAGATGCAAGTAAATTTGGTCCCAAAAAGTATACTTTATTcataaaatattaaaatgacGTTAATTAATCTAATTGATCATCAACAATTACACAAGTTTCAAATTAGTTTaaagttttattgtcacgtgcacaagtYcagtgaaatgctgacttgctagctctttcccaacaatgcagttttcaataaaaaatagcataaagtctttttttttttaaacacacaagaAACGAAGATGAGAAAAGATGAgaaagtaagctatatacagggtcagtaccagggACACTGGCGTGGTTAAGGTAGATAGGTACATGTAGACAAGGGTAaggagaaagtgactggtagcaggataaataataataacaatcaaCATAGCAGCAGCATAAAGGAGCCCTAATACGAGGTTCGCACCTACCAGAACTTGCCTAGCTGAAGCGAATGTCTGTGCTTCGCATAATCCCTTAAATATACATTTGCTTGCAAAACGAGAGAAAAAAATTGCAATATTAtagtttgtccctcttgagacgccGCAGCAATAGCATTGCCataacacttcctcaaaatattcCTAATCAATCAAAGATAAATACAGGCTttagtggtgggtgggtgggtgtgctggtgtgtgtgtggtgatgagtgtgtgagtgttggtgtcagtgtgtgtgtgtgtgagtgtgtgtgcaggagTATCAGtacgtgcatgtgtgagtgtatgggtagaGACCCCTGAGTGGCATATAGTGCAGATAGTCAGTGCAGATAGACCGTGGGTGAGGATGGGCAGCTATTTTCTAGCTGTTCAAAAGTCTCAGTGCCTAGAGTCACCCTTATACTCAATGAA
Encoded here:
- the LOC111958460 gene encoding uncharacterized protein codes for the protein MAGTRTRRGAGSEQSRTARAAALADELHHECILLLELYRKKESFAEELTVGGERLVTVPLLSSQLSPNDRLWRLYSALLQCRNLLERAIGLEEGVGNGGDRAQYESQKKTVRDRLGHLIASTRLLLEDGAGTAAFTPDPKNTEKDSPVNGSPFALKLWIYRIFNELEHWTLTASKTLKALHPDGAAPKERGTRGRPRGRRTRR